In the genome of Myroides phaeus, one region contains:
- a CDS encoding IPExxxVDY family protein, translated as MGMVKYRLDDLIDYDDYKLIAIHSSRKEDYKVVYFINSVLEIFLERSKNDVDIHTEDGRATFSFFEYDDIDHHVYWKLVSNKAFLTPESGVDSPLFTSVHHPITKQGYLVPELKVVDYLIKIEEADYQFDIGTIIEKLNSIKIISTAYEIKQETLKNKNNLIF; from the coding sequence ATGGGTATGGTAAAATATCGATTAGATGACTTAATTGATTATGATGATTATAAATTAATCGCTATTCATTCTTCGCGAAAAGAGGATTATAAAGTGGTATATTTTATAAATTCAGTTTTAGAAATTTTTTTAGAACGAAGTAAGAACGATGTAGATATTCATACAGAAGATGGACGAGCTACGTTTTCTTTTTTTGAATATGATGATATAGATCATCATGTTTATTGGAAGTTAGTTTCCAATAAAGCCTTTTTAACCCCAGAATCAGGCGTGGACTCTCCACTATTTACAAGTGTTCATCATCCAATAACAAAGCAAGGATATTTAGTTCCGGAATTAAAAGTAGTCGATTATCTAATTAAGATAGAAGAAGCAGATTACCAATTTGATATTGGTACAATCATTGAGAAGTTAAATTCAATCAAAATAATTTCTACTGCTTATGAAATAAAGCAGGAGACGTTAAAAAATAAAAATAACCTAATTTTTTAA
- a CDS encoding superoxide dismutase: MAFELPNLPYAYDALEPNIDARTMEIHHTKHHNAYTTNLNAAIAGTELEGKSIEEILKNLDMTKAAVRNNGGGFYNHNLFWTVMTPNGGGEPTGELAEAINKDFGSFANFKEAFSKAGASQFGSGWAWLCVKDGKLDVCGTPNQDNPLMPGVACGGTPILGMDVWEHAYYLNYQNRRPDYITAFFNVINWAEVSRRFAEAK; this comes from the coding sequence ATGGCTTTCGAATTACCAAATCTACCGTATGCGTACGATGCATTAGAACCAAATATTGATGCACGTACTATGGAAATCCACCATACAAAACACCACAATGCTTACACTACTAACTTAAACGCAGCTATCGCTGGAACTGAATTAGAAGGAAAGTCTATTGAGGAAATCCTTAAGAATTTAGATATGACTAAGGCTGCTGTACGTAACAACGGTGGAGGTTTCTATAACCACAACTTATTCTGGACTGTAATGACACCTAATGGTGGTGGAGAACCTACAGGAGAATTAGCTGAAGCAATCAATAAAGACTTTGGTTCTTTTGCTAACTTCAAAGAAGCTTTCTCTAAAGCTGGTGCTTCTCAATTTGGTTCTGGATGGGCTTGGTTATGTGTTAAAGACGGTAAATTAGACGTTTGTGGTACTCCAAACCAAGACAACCCATTAATGCCAGGTGTTGCTTGTGGTGGTACTCCAATTTTAGGAATGGATGTTTGGGAACATGCTTATTACCTAAACTACCAAAACCGCAGACCTGACTACATTACTGCTTTCTTTAATGTAATCAACTGGGCTGAAGTTTCAAGAAGATTTGCTGAAGCTAAATAA
- the rnc gene encoding ribonuclease III: MKKLLNKIFRNSRSFTVEDGNFCRNVYQITGIKPAEMLYYKVAFTHRSMNLLDEAGNPINYERLEFLGDAMLGSVIASYLYLEVPSGDEGYLTKMRSKIVSRENLNQIGKDLNLISNVESKMGNQQFGENIHGNLLEALIGAIYLDRGYPACEKFIHEKLLSTVADIQKLETKITSYKSLLIEWCQKRKHSFKYDTFEEDTAEDVKYFGVKLYIDEKVIARARATSKKKAEEKASQRAYFALQEQIQK, encoded by the coding sequence ATGAAAAAGCTACTAAATAAGATTTTTAGAAATTCCCGTTCCTTCACTGTTGAAGACGGGAATTTTTGTCGTAATGTATATCAGATAACAGGAATTAAGCCTGCAGAGATGTTGTATTACAAAGTAGCATTTACACACCGCTCAATGAATTTGCTTGACGAAGCTGGTAATCCTATAAATTACGAGCGATTAGAGTTTTTAGGTGATGCGATGTTAGGGTCTGTAATAGCTTCCTATTTATATTTAGAAGTACCGAGTGGAGATGAAGGGTACTTAACAAAAATGCGTTCTAAAATTGTAAGCAGAGAAAACTTAAACCAAATTGGGAAAGATTTAAATCTGATTTCAAATGTAGAAAGTAAAATGGGTAACCAACAATTTGGAGAAAATATCCATGGAAACTTATTAGAAGCGTTAATTGGAGCTATATATTTAGATCGTGGATATCCGGCATGTGAAAAATTTATTCATGAGAAGTTGTTGTCAACTGTTGCTGATATTCAAAAATTAGAAACAAAAATCACAAGCTATAAAAGCTTGTTGATAGAATGGTGTCAAAAAAGAAAGCATTCTTTTAAGTACGATACATTTGAAGAAGATACTGCCGAAGATGTGAAATATTTCGGAGTAAAACTTTATATAGATGAGAAAGTAATTGCACGAGCAAGAGCTACATCAAAGAAAAAAGCAGAAGAAAAAGCTTCTCAGCGAGCTTATTTTGCATTGCAAGAGCAAATACAAAAATAG
- a CDS encoding UvrD-helicase domain-containing protein — MSDKASFSIYNASAGSGKTHTLVKEYLKILLLDRQDDAYKKILAITFTNKAVAEMKTRVVSCLNGFSQEIVPEKYIGMFDQVLEETGLKADFVKAKSGRIIKSIIHNYASFDISTIDKFTHKVIRSFAFDLELPMSFEVSLDSDELLQEAVDAVISKAGIDMELTDLLVDFSIDKADNDKSWDISKELKDVGALLLNENNRDEIALFSEKTLEDFVKVRDFLRKEIKRITEATKELGQSILDLIEAKGIDKTSFSGQYFVKHVERVVLDTVGETKRYHEFDEVKIKKGAKDTELIEAYVGDFLKILAEVYSKYAKRAFYQAFLKNLTPLSLLNTLGLEMDKIQEEKNILSITQFNAIIHEEIQNQPAPFIYERLGERYHHFFIDEFQDTSEMQWQNLVPLIDNALAGEDLTGTKGSLMIVGDPKQSIYRWRGGKAEQFIALSKDENPFSNPDKQTVNLGKNYRSYAEVINFNNDLFKDISRNFINEDYKDLYENNSYQEVNSKSGGYVSIEFLEKEKNIEDESVEKDEQYAKATLDTIHKILEQGFDLKDIVILTRKRNHGVVLANYLTENGVEILSSDSLLINNASEVRLIINVLRYLKNDKDLEAKMMLLYYVASKKNLGETKHDFIKEGLVISDEEEFGDWLNSQLIPISFNTCRAKSLYDAVEAIVHAFMPEKSTNSYVLYFLDLVLEKSLKSQFGISDFIDYWNTNYQKFSIPTPEGRNAVQIMTIHKSKGLEFPVVIFPFAEEDYSRPSRDKLWIDIDSQEDNIAFPKALVDSKKEVVEYGHLAQELYERKEQEMLLDNVNVLYVALTRAEEQLYVISYKNVSTKGEFKNNLSKFFLDFLFSKGVYNDVDLKYSFGEPKRLSIPQGKIEGEDSKLIMPVKEILNFDAIKIAQREALMWDSTNLQAIEYGNLVHKLMSFVTSYKDVDKVVQQGLENGLIQEGQKEYFNKIIASIVSHPALTDFFLEDNIVYNERVIIEQSKRNTIPDRVVVRGKEAMVLDYKTGKEEEKYKQQVNTYAKSLEEMGYNVVKKVLLYTGEDLKIIHL; from the coding sequence ATGTCTGATAAAGCCTCATTTTCAATATATAACGCCTCTGCAGGATCAGGGAAAACACATACTTTAGTAAAAGAATACCTCAAAATCTTGTTGTTAGACAGGCAAGATGATGCGTATAAGAAGATTTTAGCAATCACTTTTACAAATAAAGCGGTAGCAGAAATGAAGACAAGGGTTGTTTCTTGTCTAAATGGTTTCTCTCAAGAGATTGTTCCAGAGAAATATATTGGAATGTTTGATCAAGTTTTAGAAGAGACAGGGTTAAAAGCTGATTTTGTAAAAGCGAAGTCAGGAAGAATTATCAAAAGTATTATTCATAATTATGCTTCATTTGATATTTCGACAATTGATAAGTTTACGCATAAGGTTATCAGATCATTTGCATTTGATTTAGAATTGCCAATGTCTTTTGAGGTGTCATTAGACTCAGATGAGTTGTTGCAAGAAGCAGTAGATGCTGTGATATCTAAAGCAGGAATAGATATGGAGCTAACAGACTTATTAGTAGATTTCTCTATTGATAAGGCTGATAATGATAAAAGTTGGGACATTAGTAAGGAGTTGAAAGACGTAGGAGCTTTGTTATTAAATGAAAATAACAGAGATGAGATTGCTTTGTTTTCGGAAAAAACATTAGAAGACTTTGTGAAAGTTCGAGATTTTTTGAGAAAAGAAATAAAGCGAATTACAGAAGCAACAAAAGAGCTTGGACAGTCTATTTTAGATTTGATTGAGGCAAAAGGAATAGATAAGACTTCTTTCTCAGGACAATATTTTGTTAAGCACGTTGAAAGAGTTGTTTTAGATACTGTTGGTGAAACTAAGCGATACCATGAATTTGATGAAGTTAAGATTAAGAAAGGAGCTAAAGATACAGAGCTGATAGAGGCGTATGTTGGAGATTTTTTAAAAATTTTAGCAGAAGTATATAGCAAATATGCTAAACGAGCTTTTTATCAAGCGTTTCTAAAGAACTTGACTCCACTTTCACTATTGAATACACTTGGATTGGAAATGGATAAGATTCAAGAAGAAAAAAATATATTGTCAATAACTCAGTTTAATGCAATTATTCACGAAGAAATACAGAATCAACCTGCGCCTTTTATTTATGAACGATTAGGAGAGAGGTATCATCACTTTTTCATAGATGAGTTTCAGGATACTTCAGAGATGCAATGGCAAAACTTAGTGCCTTTGATTGATAATGCATTGGCAGGCGAAGATTTAACTGGTACAAAAGGTAGCTTGATGATTGTAGGTGATCCAAAGCAGTCAATTTATAGATGGCGTGGAGGAAAGGCAGAGCAGTTTATAGCATTGAGTAAAGATGAAAATCCTTTTTCTAATCCAGATAAGCAGACTGTAAATCTTGGAAAGAATTACCGTAGTTATGCTGAAGTTATAAACTTTAATAATGATTTATTTAAAGATATCTCGAGAAACTTTATAAACGAAGATTATAAGGATTTATATGAAAATAATAGTTATCAAGAGGTTAATAGTAAGTCAGGAGGATATGTATCGATTGAGTTTTTAGAAAAGGAAAAAAATATAGAAGATGAATCAGTTGAAAAAGACGAACAATACGCTAAAGCAACGTTAGATACTATTCATAAGATTTTAGAGCAAGGGTTCGATTTAAAGGATATTGTTATTTTAACTCGAAAGAGAAATCACGGAGTTGTTTTGGCAAATTATCTGACAGAAAATGGTGTTGAGATTTTGTCTTCAGATTCATTGTTGATTAATAACGCCAGTGAGGTTAGGTTAATTATCAATGTTTTACGTTACTTAAAAAATGATAAAGATTTAGAAGCGAAGATGATGCTTCTTTATTATGTAGCAAGTAAAAAGAACCTTGGTGAAACGAAGCATGATTTCATTAAAGAAGGATTAGTAATTAGTGATGAAGAAGAATTTGGTGATTGGTTGAATTCACAATTAATACCAATTTCGTTTAATACATGTCGCGCTAAATCTTTGTATGACGCTGTAGAAGCCATTGTTCATGCTTTTATGCCAGAAAAGAGTACTAATTCATATGTATTATACTTTTTAGACTTAGTATTAGAGAAAAGTTTAAAGAGTCAGTTTGGTATAAGTGATTTTATAGACTATTGGAATACCAATTATCAAAAGTTTAGTATTCCGACACCAGAAGGAAGGAATGCCGTACAGATTATGACAATTCACAAGTCAAAGGGATTGGAGTTTCCTGTAGTGATATTCCCTTTTGCAGAAGAAGATTATTCAAGACCAAGTAGAGACAAGCTCTGGATTGATATAGACTCACAAGAAGATAATATAGCTTTTCCGAAAGCGCTGGTTGATTCAAAAAAAGAAGTAGTAGAGTATGGGCATCTTGCACAAGAACTTTATGAACGAAAAGAACAAGAGATGCTTTTAGATAATGTTAATGTGTTATATGTTGCATTGACAAGAGCAGAAGAACAATTGTATGTTATAAGCTATAAAAATGTATCGACAAAAGGAGAGTTTAAAAATAACTTATCTAAGTTCTTTCTCGATTTCTTGTTTTCAAAAGGGGTATATAATGATGTTGACTTAAAGTATAGTTTTGGAGAACCAAAACGACTATCAATTCCCCAAGGTAAGATAGAGGGAGAAGATAGTAAGCTGATAATGCCAGTAAAAGAGATCTTGAATTTTGATGCAATTAAGATTGCTCAACGAGAAGCCTTGATGTGGGATTCTACAAATTTACAAGCTATTGAATACGGGAATTTAGTTCATAAGTTGATGTCTTTTGTAACTTCTTATAAAGATGTGGATAAAGTAGTTCAGCAAGGGTTAGAAAATGGATTAATTCAAGAGGGTCAGAAAGAATATTTTAATAAGATTATAGCAAGTATTGTTTCTCATCCAGCGTTAACTGATTTCTTTTTAGAAGATAATATTGTTTATAATGAGCGAGTTATAATTGAACAATCTAAAAGGAATACGATTCCAGATAGGGTGGTTGTCCGAGGAAAAGAAGCAATGGTCTTAGACTATAAAACAGGGAAAGAAGAGGAGAAGTATAAACAACAAGTGAATACTTATGCCAAGTCATTAGAAGAAATGGGGTATAATGTAGTTAAAAAGGTACTACTATATACCGGAGAAGATTTAAAAATAATACATTTGTAG
- a CDS encoding phosphoribosylglycinamide formyltransferase: protein MKKIALFASGSGTNVENIINYFEQNSIANKYLILVNNQNAKVIEKAEKRNVPFTIFDRTMLNDGTVASKLKEFQPDLIVLAGFLWKFPEAILKDYYNKVINIHPALLPKYGGKGMYGHFVHEAIIDNKETETGITIHFVNENYDEGAIIFQATTPVLPNFSPDDVAKAVQVLEHKHFPIIIEKLLFANLDE, encoded by the coding sequence ATGAAAAAAATAGCACTATTCGCCTCGGGATCAGGCACTAACGTAGAAAACATCATCAATTACTTTGAACAGAATTCTATCGCAAATAAGTACCTTATTTTAGTTAATAACCAAAACGCTAAGGTAATAGAAAAAGCGGAAAAAAGAAATGTTCCCTTTACGATTTTTGACAGAACTATGTTAAATGATGGTACTGTTGCCTCAAAACTAAAAGAATTTCAACCTGACTTAATTGTTTTAGCTGGATTCTTATGGAAATTCCCAGAAGCAATACTTAAAGACTATTATAATAAAGTGATTAACATACACCCTGCTTTATTACCTAAATATGGCGGTAAAGGTATGTATGGCCACTTTGTTCATGAAGCAATTATTGATAATAAAGAAACAGAAACAGGAATTACAATTCATTTTGTAAATGAAAATTATGACGAAGGGGCTATTATTTTTCAAGCCACAACTCCGGTCCTTCCTAATTTCTCACCTGATGATGTTGCTAAAGCAGTTCAAGTGTTAGAACATAAACACTTTCCTATAATTATTGAAAAACTATTGTTTGCTAACTTAGATGAATAA
- a CDS encoding acyl carrier protein, with protein MSDIASRVKAIIVDKLGVDENEVVAEASFTNDLGADSLDTVELIMEFEKEFDIQIPDDQAENIATVGQAISYIEEAKK; from the coding sequence ATGTCAGACATTGCATCAAGAGTAAAAGCGATTATCGTTGACAAATTAGGTGTTGACGAGAACGAGGTTGTAGCAGAAGCAAGCTTCACTAATGATTTAGGAGCTGATTCACTAGACACTGTTGAGCTTATCATGGAGTTCGAAAAAGAATTCGATATTCAAATTCCAGATGATCAAGCAGAAAACATTGCTACAGTTGGTCAAGCTATCTCTTACATTGAAGAAGCTAAAAAATAA
- a CDS encoding PfkB family carbohydrate kinase has product MNKLLIVGTVAFDEIETPFGKTDKVLGGAATYIGLSASHFNVKSAIVSVVGEDFPQEHLDLLKSKNIETSGIEVVKGGKTFFWSGRYHNDLNSRDTLDTQLNVLADFNPVVPNDYKDSDVVMLGNLHPNIQMKVLDQMTKKPKLVVLDTMNFWMNCALDELKEVLKRIDVITINDEEARQLSGEYSLVKAAEVIHEMGPKFVVIKKGEHGALLFANKDVFFAPALPLKEVFDPTGAGDTFAGGFTGYLTQSSNVSFRNMKNAIIYGSNLASFCVEKFGTQRMEDLNDKEVVERLQQFKMLTQFDIELTQ; this is encoded by the coding sequence ATGAACAAATTACTGATAGTGGGGACGGTGGCCTTTGATGAAATTGAGACTCCATTTGGAAAAACAGACAAAGTACTTGGTGGTGCAGCGACATACATCGGATTGTCTGCCTCACACTTTAATGTAAAATCAGCTATAGTTTCTGTAGTTGGAGAAGATTTTCCACAAGAACACTTAGACTTACTTAAAAGTAAAAATATCGAGACTTCTGGTATCGAAGTTGTAAAAGGAGGTAAAACTTTCTTTTGGAGCGGACGCTACCACAACGATCTAAATTCTCGTGATACGTTAGATACTCAACTAAACGTTTTAGCAGACTTCAACCCAGTTGTACCTAATGATTACAAAGATTCTGATGTAGTTATGTTAGGTAATCTTCATCCAAATATTCAAATGAAAGTTTTGGACCAAATGACTAAAAAACCTAAATTAGTTGTTTTAGATACAATGAACTTTTGGATGAACTGCGCTTTAGATGAATTAAAAGAGGTTTTAAAGAGAATTGACGTTATTACAATTAATGACGAGGAGGCTCGACAATTATCTGGAGAATACTCTCTGGTAAAAGCGGCTGAAGTTATTCATGAAATGGGACCTAAGTTTGTCGTTATTAAAAAAGGAGAACACGGAGCTTTATTGTTTGCTAACAAAGATGTATTCTTTGCTCCTGCTTTACCTCTGAAAGAAGTGTTTGACCCGACAGGGGCTGGTGATACTTTCGCAGGTGGATTTACTGGGTATCTTACTCAGAGCAGCAATGTATCCTTCAGGAATATGAAAAACGCTATTATTTACGGTTCTAACCTTGCTTCTTTTTGTGTCGAGAAATTCGGGACACAGAGAATGGAAGACCTAAATGATAAAGAAGTGGTTGAAAGACTACAACAATTTAAAATGTTAACGCAATTCGATATCGAATTAACACAATAG
- the pyk gene encoding pyruvate kinase, which translates to MVIQKKTKIVATLGPASSSREVLHDMIKAGVNVFRINFSHADYTDVEEKIEIIRSLNAEFGYTTSILGDLQGPKLRVGVMAEDVIVNPGDTIVFSTKEEFKGDANRVYMNYKKFPTDVNAGERILLDDGKLIFEVVETNQVDEVKAKVIQGGPLKSKKGVNLPMTKVSLPALTEKDIKDAIFACKMQVDWMALSFVRTPEDLMDLQALINEHSDHKIPIIAKIEKPEAVKNIKKLVAYCDGLMVARGDLGVEIPAQEVPLIQKELVHVAKNARIPVIIATQMMETMISSLTPTRAEVNDVANSVMDGADAVMLSGETSVGSYPVQVIEKMTQIIQSVEDSPMISVPQSAPTIKTNRYITKNICYHAATMANDIEAKAICTLTNSGYTAFQISAWRPNSNILVFSSNKRIITQLNLLWGVQAFYYDKFVSTDETIEDINRMVEEKGFATKGDMVINLAAMPIIEKGMVNTLRISEVK; encoded by the coding sequence ATGGTAATTCAAAAGAAGACAAAAATTGTAGCAACATTAGGACCAGCTTCAAGCTCGAGAGAAGTGCTACACGATATGATAAAAGCTGGTGTAAACGTATTTAGAATCAATTTTTCGCATGCAGATTATACAGATGTAGAAGAGAAAATAGAGATAATCCGTTCACTAAATGCAGAATTTGGCTATACAACATCTATTTTAGGAGACTTACAAGGTCCTAAATTAAGAGTAGGTGTTATGGCAGAGGATGTAATTGTTAATCCTGGTGATACAATTGTATTTTCTACAAAAGAAGAATTCAAGGGAGACGCAAATCGCGTTTATATGAATTATAAAAAATTCCCAACAGATGTAAACGCTGGTGAGAGAATTCTATTAGATGATGGTAAGTTGATTTTTGAAGTTGTTGAAACTAATCAAGTTGACGAAGTAAAAGCTAAAGTTATTCAAGGAGGGCCTCTTAAGTCTAAAAAAGGAGTTAACCTACCAATGACAAAGGTTTCATTACCAGCATTAACTGAGAAAGATATTAAGGATGCGATTTTCGCTTGTAAAATGCAAGTAGATTGGATGGCGTTATCTTTTGTTAGAACACCTGAGGATTTAATGGATTTACAGGCGTTAATTAATGAGCATTCAGATCATAAAATTCCAATTATAGCTAAGATTGAAAAACCAGAAGCAGTTAAAAATATCAAGAAATTGGTAGCTTATTGTGATGGTTTAATGGTAGCTCGTGGAGATTTAGGAGTTGAGATTCCTGCACAAGAGGTTCCATTGATTCAGAAAGAGCTTGTTCACGTTGCTAAGAATGCAAGAATACCTGTTATTATTGCTACGCAAATGATGGAAACAATGATTTCAAGTTTGACACCAACAAGAGCAGAGGTTAATGACGTTGCTAACTCTGTAATGGATGGAGCTGATGCTGTTATGTTATCAGGAGAAACTTCAGTAGGAAGTTACCCAGTACAAGTAATCGAAAAGATGACTCAGATTATTCAAAGTGTTGAGGATTCTCCAATGATTAGCGTTCCTCAAAGTGCGCCTACAATTAAAACAAACAGATACATTACTAAAAATATTTGTTATCACGCTGCTACAATGGCAAACGATATTGAGGCAAAAGCAATTTGTACGTTGACAAATAGTGGATATACAGCGTTCCAAATTTCTGCTTGGAGACCAAATAGTAATATTTTAGTTTTCTCATCAAATAAGAGAATTATTACGCAATTAAACTTATTGTGGGGAGTACAAGCTTTCTACTATGACAAGTTTGTAAGTACAGATGAGACAATTGAAGATATTAACCGTATGGTTGAAGAAAAAGGATTTGCTACAAAAGGAGATATGGTAATTAACCTTGCGGCAATGCCGATAATTGAAAAAGGAATGGTTAATACATTGCGTATTTCAGAAGTAAAATAA
- the fabF gene encoding beta-ketoacyl-ACP synthase II, with protein sequence MKLKRVVVTGLGALTPIGNNIQEYWNNLINGVSGAAPITYFDATNFKTQFACEVKNFNVEDYIERKEARKMDRYAQFAMVSAAEAIQNSSLDLDVIDLDRAGVIWGSGIGGLDTFQNEVTNFVTGNGTPKFNPFFIPKMIADIAGGHISMKYGLRGPNFTTVSACASSTNAIIDAFNYIRLGMADIMVTGGSEAAVTIAGIGGFNAMHALSTRNDDPQTASRPMDKDREGFVLGEGAGAMILEEYEHAKARGAKIYCEIGGGGMSADAHHLTAPHPEGLGATNVMLNCLRDAGLEPKDVDVVNLHGTSTPLGDIAESKAILKVFGDHAYDMNLNSTKSMTGHLLGAAGVIEAISVILSIEHGIVPPTINHFTDDEAIDPKLNFTFNKAQKRDVKVGMSNTFGFGGHNACVLVKKLEE encoded by the coding sequence ATGAAATTAAAGCGAGTTGTTGTAACAGGTTTAGGTGCCCTTACCCCAATTGGAAATAATATTCAAGAGTATTGGAACAACCTAATAAATGGAGTAAGCGGAGCTGCACCCATTACATATTTTGACGCTACCAATTTCAAAACTCAGTTTGCGTGTGAGGTTAAAAACTTCAACGTTGAGGATTATATTGAAAGAAAAGAAGCACGTAAAATGGATCGCTACGCTCAGTTTGCTATGGTTAGTGCTGCAGAAGCGATACAAAATTCAAGTTTAGACCTTGACGTTATAGATTTAGATAGAGCTGGAGTAATCTGGGGATCAGGAATTGGAGGATTAGATACTTTCCAAAACGAAGTAACTAACTTTGTTACAGGAAATGGTACTCCAAAGTTTAATCCATTCTTTATTCCAAAAATGATTGCTGATATTGCAGGTGGTCATATTTCTATGAAATACGGATTAAGAGGACCAAACTTTACTACAGTTTCAGCTTGTGCTTCATCTACGAATGCTATAATTGATGCCTTTAACTACATTCGTTTAGGTATGGCAGATATTATGGTAACAGGAGGATCTGAAGCGGCAGTTACTATTGCAGGAATTGGAGGGTTTAATGCTATGCATGCTTTATCTACAAGAAACGATGATCCACAAACGGCATCTCGTCCAATGGACAAAGATCGTGAAGGGTTCGTTTTAGGAGAAGGAGCAGGAGCAATGATCTTAGAAGAATATGAGCACGCGAAAGCGAGAGGAGCTAAAATCTATTGTGAGATAGGTGGAGGTGGAATGTCTGCTGATGCGCACCATTTAACAGCGCCACATCCAGAAGGATTAGGAGCAACGAATGTTATGCTTAACTGTTTAAGAGATGCTGGATTAGAGCCTAAAGATGTTGATGTTGTAAACTTACACGGAACTTCTACTCCATTAGGAGATATTGCTGAATCAAAAGCTATTTTAAAAGTATTTGGAGATCACGCATACGATATGAACCTTAACTCAACAAAATCTATGACAGGACACTTATTAGGTGCTGCAGGAGTTATTGAGGCTATATCAGTTATTCTTTCAATAGAACATGGTATCGTTCCACCAACAATCAATCACTTTACAGATGATGAAGCGATTGATCCTAAGTTAAACTTTACTTTTAACAAAGCGCAAAAACGTGATGTTAAAGTAGGTATGAGTAATACTTTTGGATTTGGAGGACATAACGCTTGTGTTCTTGTTAAAAAATTAGAAGAGTAA
- the rnhA gene encoding ribonuclease HI translates to MNNYQVILYTDGSSRGNPGPGGYGLILEWAGRQVFKEFSEGFRLTTNNRMELLAVIVGLEKLKNPGTSVLVVSDSKYVVDSVSKGWVFSWEKKGYKDKKNPDLWQRFLKIYRQHRVDFKWVKGHNNHPMNERCDQLAVQASHKKDALIDEYYELND, encoded by the coding sequence ATGAATAATTACCAAGTTATATTATACACTGACGGTTCTTCTCGTGGAAATCCAGGCCCTGGTGGCTATGGGTTAATTCTTGAATGGGCAGGTCGACAAGTGTTCAAAGAATTCTCTGAAGGATTCCGTCTAACAACTAATAACCGAATGGAACTATTAGCTGTTATTGTGGGACTCGAAAAACTAAAAAATCCAGGAACAAGTGTACTTGTTGTCTCAGACTCTAAGTATGTTGTGGATTCAGTATCTAAAGGATGGGTGTTCTCATGGGAGAAAAAAGGGTATAAAGACAAAAAAAATCCTGATCTATGGCAACGTTTTCTTAAAATTTATAGACAACACCGAGTAGACTTTAAATGGGTAAAAGGACATAATAATCACCCAATGAATGAACGATGTGACCAATTAGCTGTACAGGCTTCTCATAAAAAAGATGCTCTCATCGATGAATACTACGAATTAAACGATTAA